Proteins from a genomic interval of Rattus norvegicus strain BN/NHsdMcwi chromosome 2, GRCr8, whole genome shotgun sequence:
- the Alpk1 gene encoding alpha-protein kinase 1 isoform X3 has product MNNQDAVASILHECKQVLDRLLLETPDVSTEDKGEDQRCRASLSGELRTLIQEAKEMKWPFVPEKWQYKQAMSPEDKTNLQDVIGAGLQQLLAALRASILVQDCAAAAAIVFLMDRFLYGLDVSGKLLQVAKGLHKLQPATPIAPQVVIRQARVSVNSGKLLKAEYILSSLICNSGATGTWLYRNESDKVLVQSVCIQIRGQILQKLGMWYEAAELIWASVIGYLSLPQPDKKGISTSLGILADIFVSMSKTDYEKFKKSPKVNLALLKEFDHRLLSAAEACKLAAAFSAYTPLFVLTAVNIRGTCLLSYSCSADCPPGMKSAYLREAKEAFEIGLLTKKDGELVSGKQELHSFIKAAFGLATVHCRLHGETDAVRAAKQQCSAAMGKLYTFSTSLSSQDREVLSREIMSLISQVKGHLHVQSFPNADDRSYVPESFTCGLDRPILHGHVDFQQLLETYSQHHTSVCEVFESTCRNSRGHQRDAKAEVCITTLKTETSTIDTVGVTLEKVCSQDSGSTAYSKMSEKDWEKLQRVRRRNWTHSEAFRVSLDQDTGTETELPNHSNGRADVSSKPLRDSSSSSSWSRLSGLSSSASWEEVNGAVQDTERKESSQEEHLVDTQCSTAVSEEPEGDRRICRETYLLFSKLHGVSLQTTEDHNAESSQSQLHTPALPLNSTTTCLASDAGLLEPPEGSNTTSLQSSPSCGSDAWSLASLGRFTAVTTYPSVQEEETSGIIGDFPESKYDFKDWSGEKNEGKLTEICTGPELTFASSSVDPEGDTAESTDDGPSHSLVVPGGLQGSHSMSTHRTSFSDWSVQNADSAKIGCSVKDEAVDPDASTVDEEGQMLDSTEVYSIGQDGAHRPRALRSGQSDESPKSFVNGHGPSPIFDEDFSTTEEGEELGSMLKSSQNSSSCSPWWLKSPAFSRSSSEGESSWSLLNSSRSSFGSLTGQTSQEILEARTLQPDDLEKLLAGVRHDWLLQRLENTGVLKSNQLQQAHSALLLKYSKKSELWTAQETVVYLGDYLKVKKKGKQRNAFWVHYLHQEETLGRYVGKEYKERKGLRYHLTDVERQMTAQHYVTEFNKRLYEQKIPTQIFYIPSTILLILEGRTIKGCISVEPYILGEFVKLSNNTKVVKTEYKATEYGLAYGHFSYEFSNHRHVVVDLQGWVTGNGKGLIYLTDPQIHSVDQRDVTTNFGKRGIFYFFNNQHASCNEICHRLSLTRPSLEQTSKI; this is encoded by the exons GCGGCCTTGCGAGCCTCCATCCTTGTCCAGGACTGCGCTGCCGCCGCCGCTATTGTCTTCTTGATGGACCGGTTCCTGTACGGACTCGACGTCTCGGGAAAACTCCTGCAGGTCGCCAAAGGCTTGCACAAGCTGCAGCCCGCGACGCCCATCGCCCCGCAGGTGGTCATCCGCCAAGCCCGGGTCTCTGTCAACTCAG GGAAACTGTTGAAGGCAGAGTACATCCTGAGCAGCCTGATATGCAACAGCGGTGCAACTG GTACCTGGCTCTATAGGAATGAGAGTGACAAGGTCCTGGTACAGTCGGTGTGCATACAGATCAGAGGGCAAATTCTGCAGAAGCTAG GCATGTGGTATGAAGCGGCAGAGTTGATATGGGCCTCCGTCATAGGATATTTGTCACTCCCTCAGCCAGATAAGAAG GGCATTTCCACGTCATTGGGCATACTGGCGGACATCTTTGTGTCTATGAGCAAAACTGATTATGAGAAGTTTAAGAAGAGCCCAAAGGTTAACTTG GCCTTGCTCAAGGAGTTCGACCATCGTTTATTGTCAGCTGCGGAAGCCTGCAAACTGGCAGCTGCCTTCAGTGCCTACACGCCCCTGTTCGTGCTCACAGCTGTG AACATCCGTGGAACATGTCTATTGTCATACAGTTGTTCTGCTGACTGCCCTCCAGGAATGAAAAGTGCGTATCTGCGTGAAGCCAAAGAAGCCTTTGAGATTGGCCTCCTCACCAAGAAAGACGGCGAGCTGGTTAGTGGAAAGCAGGAGCTACACAGCTTCATCAAAGCTGCCTTTGGCCTCGCCACGGTGCACTGCAGGCTCCATGGGGAGACAGATGCAGTCCGTGCAGCAAAGCAGCAGTGCAGCGCAGCTATGGGCAAGCTCTACACCTTCAGCACTTCCCTCTCGAGCCAGGACAGAGAAGTCCTGTCTCGGGAAATCATGTCCCTCATCAGCCAGGTGAAGGGACATCTACACGTTCAAAGCTTCCCAAATGCAGATGATAGATCTTATGTCCCAGAGAGTTTCACGTGTGGTTTAGATAGGCCCATCTTGCATGGGCACGTGGATTTCCAACAGCTTCTCGAAACCTACTCCCAGCACCATACTTCAGTGTGCGAGGTATTTGAAAGCACGTGTAGGAACAGCAGAGGCCACCAGAGAGACGCAAAGGCAGAGGTCTGTATCACCACTCTGAAGACGGAAACAAGCACTATAGATACTGTGGGGGTTACTCTAGAGAAAGTGTGCTCCCAAGACAGCGGGAGTACAGCTTATTCCAAGATGTCTGAGAAAGATTGGGAGAAGCTCCAAAGAGTAAGGAGGAGAAACTGGACCCATTCCGAGGCGTTTCGAGTCTCCCTGGATCAAGATACGGGGACGGAGACTGAGCTACCAAACCACAGCAATGGCAGGGCAGATGTCTCCAGCAAGCCTCTGAGAGACAGCTCTAGCTCGAGTTCTTGGAGCAGACTGTCAGGGCTCAGCTCTTCCGCAAGCTGGGAGGAAGTGAACGGTGCTGTTCAggatacagaaaggaaagagtCTAGCCAAGAGGAACATCTTGTGGACACTCAATGCTCCACAGCAGTGTCTGAGGAACCCGAGGGGGACAGACGTATATGTAGAGAGACGTATTTGCTGTTTTCCAAGCTCCACGGTGTCTCTCTTCAGACGACCGAAGATCACAATGCAGAGTCTTCACAAAGTCAGTTACACACACCCGCCCTTCCTCTCAACTCGACGACCACTTGTTTGGCCTCAGATGCAGGGCTCTTAGAACCCCCTGAAGGATCCAACACTACTTCTCTTCAGTCCAGTCCTTCATGTGGTTCTGATGCCTGGTCCTTGGCTAGTTTGGGCAGGTTCACAGCTGTGACCACATATCCTTCAGTTCAGGAAGAAGAAACTTCTGGAATAATTGGTGATTTCCCAGAATCCAAGTATGACTTCAAAGACTGGAGTGGAGAAAAGAATGAGGGAAAACTCACTGAAATATGCACGGGGCCTGAATTAACGTTTGCCTCCTCCTCGGTAGACCCAGAAGGAGACACGGCAGAAAGCACAGATGATGGCCCATCACACTCTCTGGTAGTCCCAGGAGGTTTACAAGGCAGCCATTCAATGTCTACGCATCGGACTTCCTTTTCAGATTGGTCTGTTCAAAATGCTGACTCAGCAAAGATTGGCTGCTCCGTCAAAGACGAAGCTGTGGACCCTGATGCTTCTACGGTGGATGAGGAGGGCCAAATGCTTGACAGCACAGAGGTCTACTCCATTGGCCAAGATGGCGCTCACAGACCACGTGCTTTAAGGTCCGGTCAGAGTGATGAGAGTCCAAAGTCCTTTGTAAATGGCCACGGTCCCTCCCCTATCTTCGATGAGGACTTCAGcaccacagaggaaggagaggaactTGGGAGCATGCTGAAGAGTAGCCAGAACTCCAGCTCATGCTCGCCGTGGTGGCTAAAATCACCCGCCTTTTCCCGCAGTTCGTCTGAGGGGGAAAGCTCCTGGTCTCTGCTGAACTCTAGCCGAAGTTCCTTTGGCTCACTGACAGGACAGACCAGCCAAGAGATCCTTGAGGCTCGCACCCTGCAGCCTGATGACCTTGAAAAGCTTCTAGCAGGGGTGAGGCATGATTGGCTGCTTCAGAGACTGGAGAATACAGGAGTTTTGAAGTCCAATCAACTCCAACAAGCACACA GTGCCCTCCTGCTAAAATATTCCAAAAAGTCTGAGTTGTGGACGGCCCAGGAAACGGTGGTATATCTGGGAGACTACCTGAAAGTGAAGAAGAAGGGCAAGCAGAGAAATGCATTCTGGGTCCACTATCTCCATCAAGAGGAAACCCTGGGGAG ATACGTTGGGAAAGAATATAAAGAGCGGAAGGGGCTCCGGTACCACCTCACAGATGTGGAGCGGCAGATGACAGCGCAGCACTACGTGACAGAGTTTAACAAGAGACTCTACGAGCAAAAGATCCCAACGCAGATATTCTACATCCCGTCCACAATATTGCTG ATTTTGGAAGGCAGGACTATAAAGGGGTGCATCAGTGTGGAGCCTTACATCCTGGGAGAATTCGTCAAGTTATCAAATAACACCAAAGTCGTCAAGACCGAGTACAAAGCTACAGAATACGGCTTGGCCTACGGCCATTTTTCTTACGAGTTTTCTAACCACAGACATGTTGTGGTTGATTTACAAG GTTGGGTGACTGGTAATGGAAAAGGCCTCATCTATCTCACAGATCCTCagattcactctgtagatcagagaGACGTCACTACAAACTTTGGAAAGCGGGGCATATTTTACTTCTTTAATAACCAACATGCAAGCTGTAATGAAATATGCCATCGTCTTTCTCTGACGAGACCTTCACTAGAGCAAACAAGTAAGATATAG